Proteins encoded together in one Stutzerimonas stutzeri window:
- a CDS encoding paraquat-inducible protein A: MRAADAGLMVCHECHQLNRATPGIEHQHCSRCGARVHMRRPNSIARTWALLITAALLYLPANLLPIMTVRMLGSGTPDTIMSGVVTLAKHGMFPIAAVVFIASILVPTFKLVGIAMLLISVQRHHPMSPRQRILVFRFIEWIGRWSMLDIFVIAILVAIVNFGSLASVEAGFGAVAFASVVILTMLAAITFDPRLIWDNTEAGNKHD, from the coding sequence ATGCGCGCCGCTGACGCCGGGCTGATGGTCTGCCACGAATGCCACCAGTTGAATCGCGCCACGCCAGGTATCGAACATCAGCATTGCAGCCGCTGCGGGGCGCGTGTGCACATGCGCAGGCCCAACAGCATCGCGCGCACCTGGGCCTTGCTGATCACCGCAGCATTGCTCTACCTGCCGGCGAACCTGCTGCCCATCATGACGGTGCGCATGCTCGGTAGCGGGACGCCGGACACCATCATGTCCGGCGTGGTCACACTGGCCAAGCACGGCATGTTTCCTATTGCGGCGGTGGTGTTCATCGCCAGCATTCTGGTGCCGACGTTCAAGCTGGTCGGGATCGCCATGTTGCTGATTTCGGTACAAAGGCATCACCCGATGTCGCCGCGACAGCGCATTCTGGTGTTCCGATTCATCGAATGGATCGGGCGCTGGTCCATGCTCGACATCTTCGTCATCGCCATTCTGGTGGCGATCGTCAATTTTGGCAGTCTCGCCAGCGTCGAAGCGGGATTCGGCGCCGTCGCTTTCGCCAGCGTGGTCATCCTGACCATGCTCGCAGCCATCACATTCGACCCACGTCTGATCTGGGATAACACGGAAGCCGGGAACAAGCATGACTGA
- a CDS encoding paraquat-inducible protein A, with protein sequence MPESAASPRLEELPIEQLVGCPECDLLMAKPTLNLGEVAECPRCGCELFRLRHRIVGPGLALVLAALLLYFPANFLPIMQLNLLGRVTHDTVWSGVLSLYNSGMQGIAVVVFLCSMAVPLMKLLCQLAVLLCIAIDRAKPLGLLLYRFYHHLREWGMLEVYLLGILVSIIKLRDMAELSLGVGLACFAGLLVVQVWLELVMSPHQVWEALSEPDDARR encoded by the coding sequence ATGCCGGAATCGGCTGCTAGCCCAAGACTTGAAGAGCTTCCGATCGAGCAGCTCGTAGGCTGCCCGGAATGTGATCTGTTGATGGCAAAGCCGACGCTCAACCTTGGCGAGGTGGCCGAATGCCCCCGCTGTGGTTGTGAGCTGTTTCGTCTGCGCCATCGTATTGTCGGACCGGGATTGGCATTGGTGCTGGCGGCTCTGCTGCTCTACTTTCCTGCGAACTTCCTGCCGATCATGCAGTTGAACCTGCTTGGCAGAGTCACCCACGATACCGTCTGGAGTGGGGTGTTGAGCCTGTACAACAGCGGCATGCAGGGCATCGCCGTGGTGGTGTTCCTCTGCAGTATGGCGGTGCCGTTGATGAAGCTGCTGTGCCAGCTCGCCGTGTTGCTCTGCATCGCCATCGATCGGGCCAAGCCCTTGGGGCTGCTGCTCTACCGGTTCTATCACCATCTGCGCGAGTGGGGGATGCTTGAGGTCTATCTGCTCGGAATCCTGGTTTCCATCATCAAGTTGCGTGACATGGCGGAGCTGAGCCTTGGCGTCGGCCTGGCCTGCTTTGCCGGGCTCCTGGTGGTGCAGGTGTGGCTGGAGTTGGTGATGTCACCGCATCAGGTATGGGAAGCGTTATCGGAGCCTGACGATGCGCGCCGCTGA